The following proteins come from a genomic window of Nitratidesulfovibrio sp.:
- the rpiB gene encoding ribose 5-phosphate isomerase B, with protein MPASVIIGSDHAGLALKQVIVAHLKATGRQVEDLGPQTAESCDYPLYAAKVTERVLATGGFGILVCGTGIGMSMAANRFPGIRAALCTCEFHARATRQHNDANVLCLGERVTGPGVAMGLVDVFLDTPFEGGRHQRRIDQFYGPACTGGC; from the coding sequence ATGCCCGCATCCGTCATCATCGGCTCCGACCACGCCGGTCTCGCCCTGAAGCAGGTCATCGTGGCCCACCTCAAGGCCACGGGCCGCCAGGTGGAAGACCTTGGCCCCCAGACCGCCGAAAGCTGCGACTACCCGCTCTACGCCGCCAAGGTGACCGAACGGGTGCTGGCCACCGGCGGCTTCGGCATCCTGGTCTGCGGCACGGGCATCGGCATGTCCATGGCCGCCAACCGTTTTCCGGGCATCCGCGCCGCGCTGTGCACCTGCGAATTCCACGCCCGCGCCACCCGCCAGCACAACGACGCCAACGTGCTGTGCCTTGGGGAACGGGTGACCGGCCCCGGCGTGGCCATGGGCCTTGTGGACGTGTTTCTGGACACCCCCTTCGAGGGTGGCCGCCACCAGCGCCGCATCGACCAGTTCTATGGGCCGGCCTGTACCGGTGGCTGCTAG
- a CDS encoding tetratricopeptide repeat protein, whose translation MPSIHRIAPVRNAAGTLAAIRAPRRPAFFQVAAQTSATTRGRSRIGSLSRAATLLAVVCLASVVSGCATRQAAPEQPAAPVEWRLSPDAATTYYYLLLEQAGRSGNMRDALTAIEQLVALDPSPRVFIDGGSFLLSRKEATLARQVLQEGVTRYPDDLDITLLLVETYLEENRTSDALYTLRSFVNVHGEDEQARQELALLLVKTRNFAEADKLLSGIAERNRTPVLRYYHARALVGLNRHSEALGQLRKAVKAAPDFLEAWAELAFIYELRKDYVEAERTYEQIITLDESNQDVWLRLIAISLKLNNPAKAYEMARQGPETFGFLLTAATLFLEEKFYEQADALLTVVKDTPGAPEEVYFYLAVLSFEGKRDPAGAIHWLAEITPSNKYHDRALRLKSQLLYESGDLTGALATLKEGQKLYPGQKEFWQMEAQLYLNSDKPEAALAVMEEARRFWPEDAEIAFMRGIILDERGQKAEAFTMMEQVIADHPRHAQALNYVGYTLAEQGRDLDRALELITRALEEAPDSTYILDSLAWTHYRRGELNEAWQAIGRAVELGASDPTIWEHYGDIAAALGKKAEARKGYRKALEMSPANAADVTAKLKNL comes from the coding sequence ATGCCATCCATTCATCGCATCGCCCCCGTCCGCAACGCCGCAGGCACGCTGGCGGCCATCCGGGCACCGCGCCGCCCGGCATTTTTCCAGGTGGCCGCCCAGACGTCCGCCACGACGCGTGGGCGGTCACGCATCGGGTCGCTTTCCCGCGCCGCCACGCTGTTGGCGGTGGTCTGTCTGGCATCCGTCGTTTCCGGCTGCGCAACCCGCCAGGCCGCCCCGGAGCAGCCCGCCGCGCCCGTTGAATGGCGGCTGTCGCCGGATGCGGCCACCACCTACTATTACCTGCTGCTGGAGCAGGCGGGGCGCAGCGGCAACATGCGCGACGCGCTGACCGCCATCGAGCAGTTGGTGGCCCTCGACCCGTCGCCCAGGGTGTTCATCGACGGCGGCTCGTTCCTGCTTTCGCGCAAGGAAGCAACCCTGGCCCGCCAGGTATTGCAGGAAGGCGTGACGCGCTACCCCGACGACCTGGACATCACCCTGCTGCTGGTGGAAACCTACCTGGAGGAAAACCGCACCAGCGATGCGCTGTACACCCTGCGCAGCTTCGTCAACGTCCATGGCGAGGACGAACAGGCCCGCCAGGAACTGGCCCTGCTGCTGGTGAAAACCCGCAATTTCGCCGAGGCGGACAAGCTGCTGTCCGGCATTGCAGAGCGCAACCGCACCCCGGTGCTGCGCTACTACCACGCCCGCGCCCTGGTGGGGCTGAACCGCCATTCCGAGGCGCTGGGCCAGTTGCGCAAGGCGGTGAAGGCCGCGCCCGACTTCCTGGAAGCCTGGGCGGAACTGGCCTTCATCTACGAACTGCGCAAGGACTACGTAGAAGCCGAGCGCACCTACGAGCAGATCATCACCCTGGACGAAAGCAACCAGGACGTGTGGCTGCGGCTCATCGCCATCAGCCTGAAGCTGAACAACCCGGCCAAGGCCTACGAAATGGCCCGCCAGGGGCCGGAAACCTTCGGGTTTCTGCTCACGGCGGCCACCCTGTTTCTGGAAGAAAAGTTCTACGAACAGGCCGACGCCCTGCTTACCGTGGTCAAGGATACCCCCGGCGCGCCGGAAGAAGTGTATTTCTACTTGGCCGTACTGTCCTTCGAGGGCAAGCGCGACCCGGCCGGGGCCATCCACTGGCTGGCGGAGATCACCCCGTCCAACAAGTACCACGACCGGGCACTGCGCCTTAAAAGCCAGCTGCTGTATGAATCCGGCGACCTCACGGGGGCGCTGGCCACGCTGAAGGAAGGGCAGAAGCTCTACCCCGGCCAGAAGGAATTCTGGCAGATGGAAGCCCAGCTGTACCTGAACAGCGACAAGCCGGAAGCAGCCCTGGCCGTCATGGAAGAGGCGCGCAGGTTCTGGCCAGAGGACGCGGAAATCGCCTTCATGCGCGGCATCATCCTGGACGAGCGCGGCCAGAAGGCCGAGGCGTTCACCATGATGGAGCAGGTCATCGCCGACCACCCGCGCCATGCCCAGGCCCTGAACTACGTGGGCTACACCCTGGCGGAGCAGGGCCGCGACCTGGACCGGGCGCTGGAACTGATCACCCGTGCCCTTGAAGAAGCGCCCGACAGTACCTACATCCTCGATTCGCTGGCCTGGACACACTATCGCCGGGGCGAACTGAACGAGGCATGGCAGGCCATTGGCCGCGCCGTGGAACTGGGCGCCAGCGACCCCACCATATGGGAACATTACGGCGACATCGCCGCCGCCCTCGGCAAGAAGGCAGAGGCGCGCAAGGGCTATCGCAAGGCCCTGGAAATGTCGCCCGCCAACGCGGCGGACGTTACCGCCAAGCTCAAGAATCTGTGA
- a CDS encoding RNA polymerase factor sigma-32 codes for MTDIVKTPRRAARTRGAKAAGPAGASGAMPHAPETSGAPEAPVTPEVVLDAEVLLDPQPEVASKPRARAASGKSAPARPGKSAKDSSAAGTPARSRRAAPSPTGDADAPASATVVGEDPDEADDADDSADDELDIDFDGPVDDAIDVDMLHGDDESPRARQGAHDAAGAHDDGEGRNRSLPVLRPAMPGASTRDSLHLYLREISRFPLLKPDEEFDLARRVQEQGDSDAAFRLVTSHLRLVVKIAMDFQRRWMQNVLDLIQEGNVGLMRAVNKFDPEKGIKFSYYAAFWIKAYILKFIMDNWRMVKIGTTQAQRKLFYNLNKERQRLIAQGYDPDAATLSEKLNVTVEQVIEMEQRLDSSDMSLDITVGEDSGGATRMDFLPALGPGIEETLANSQIARMVQDRVQTILPKLSDKEAYILQHRLLTEQPVTLREIGEKYDITRERVRQIEARLLQKLRDHLFKEIRDFSSDWISQ; via the coding sequence ATGACCGATATCGTGAAAACGCCGCGCCGCGCCGCGCGCACGCGCGGCGCCAAGGCAGCCGGGCCCGCAGGGGCATCCGGTGCCATGCCTCATGCCCCTGAAACGTCTGGGGCACCCGAAGCGCCCGTAACGCCTGAAGTGGTGCTGGACGCCGAGGTGCTTCTCGACCCACAGCCGGAAGTTGCCTCCAAGCCCCGCGCAAGGGCGGCGTCCGGCAAATCCGCACCTGCCCGCCCCGGCAAATCCGCCAAGGACAGCTCGGCTGCAGGCACCCCCGCGCGCAGCCGTCGTGCCGCCCCCTCCCCCACTGGTGACGCTGACGCCCCGGCCTCCGCCACCGTGGTCGGAGAAGACCCGGACGAAGCGGATGACGCCGACGATAGCGCCGACGACGAACTGGACATCGACTTCGACGGCCCCGTCGACGACGCCATCGACGTGGATATGCTGCACGGCGACGACGAGTCGCCCCGCGCCCGCCAAGGAGCCCATGACGCAGCGGGGGCGCACGATGACGGCGAAGGCCGCAACCGCTCCCTGCCTGTACTGCGTCCGGCCATGCCCGGCGCCTCCACGCGCGACTCCCTGCACCTGTACCTGCGCGAAATCAGCCGCTTTCCGCTGCTGAAGCCGGACGAGGAATTCGACCTTGCCCGCCGCGTGCAGGAACAGGGCGACAGCGACGCCGCCTTCCGGCTGGTCACTTCGCACCTGCGCCTGGTGGTCAAGATCGCCATGGACTTCCAGCGGCGCTGGATGCAGAATGTGCTGGATCTGATTCAGGAAGGCAATGTGGGCCTGATGCGCGCGGTCAACAAGTTCGACCCTGAAAAGGGCATCAAGTTCTCGTATTACGCCGCGTTCTGGATCAAGGCCTATATCCTCAAGTTCATCATGGACAACTGGAGGATGGTCAAGATCGGCACCACGCAGGCCCAGCGCAAGCTGTTCTACAACCTCAACAAGGAACGCCAGCGCCTGATCGCCCAGGGGTACGACCCCGACGCCGCCACCCTCTCGGAAAAGCTCAACGTGACCGTGGAACAGGTCATAGAGATGGAGCAGCGGCTCGATTCGTCGGACATGTCCCTGGACATCACCGTGGGCGAGGATTCCGGCGGGGCCACCCGCATGGACTTCCTGCCTGCCCTTGGCCCCGGTATCGAAGAAACGCTGGCCAACAGCCAAATCGCGCGCATGGTGCAGGACAGGGTGCAGACCATCCTGCCGAAGCTGTCGGACAAGGAGGCGTACATCCTCCAGCACCGCCTGCTTACGGAACAGCCCGTCACCCTGCGCGAGATCGGCGAGAAGTACGACATCACCCGGGAACGCGTCCGGCAGATAGAGGCACGCCTGCTGCAAAAGCTGCGCGACCATCTGTTCAAGGAAATACGCGACTTCTCCTCGGACTGGATATCACAGTAG
- a CDS encoding homocysteine S-methyltransferase family protein has translation MPDFRQALRSGRRLVFDGGMGTMLQSRGLPPGVSPELFCLARPDVLVCIHADYLRAGADVLTTNSFGGCVYKLGTGPGAPDVVEFNRAMARAAREAVLASGREAFVAGSVGPSGHFMRPLGDLDPAELVAAFRAQIRGLVQGGVDLILAETQFDLAEARAIVLAVRAECDLPVGVSMTFEGGVSLTGTRPEVFVQSMLNMGVDLVGTNCSAGPEQMVEVVDELLALAEVPVLVEPNAGLPELVDGKTLFRLGPDDFARHTARFAAAGARLLGGCCGTTPDHIAALRGALDNLSGGLVPDPARRDGIVLTTRAQAVHVGAGSPIRIIGERINPTGKKLLTAELQAGEFAQALRFADEQVEAGAPLLDVNVGAPMVDEAALLPALVERLVARHSLPLSLDSSNADAIAAALPFHPGSPLVNSISGEPGRMEHLGPLCRDHGAPFILLPLKGRKLPVTAAERIAIIEELLAQADGLRIPRRLIMVDVLALAVSSKAEAARHCLDTIRWCAAQGLPTTIGLSNISFGLPARELLNSTFLAMAAGAGLSSCIAHPGNARIREAVAASSVLLGLDANAEAFIEGYSGWTPGGDATGAAPSGAAGGTGGSAGGVKAKAATLEEAVIRGDRDGALALVERALAEGADPFTLVQEKLIPGITEVGRRYERREYFLPQLIRSAETMQHAFRKLQPLLEAQRGHETRPVIIMATVEGDIHDIGKNIVTLMLGNHGFDVVDLGKDVKAADIVEAAERHGARVIGLSALMTTTMVRMEDTVRLLRERGLPVKVMVGGAVVTPAYAEAIGADGYSADAVEAVRVAKELLTVQ, from the coding sequence GTGCCAGATTTTCGTCAAGCGCTTCGCTCCGGTCGTCGGCTGGTCTTCGATGGCGGCATGGGTACCATGCTCCAGTCGCGTGGGCTGCCACCCGGCGTAAGCCCTGAGCTGTTCTGCCTGGCCCGGCCTGACGTGCTGGTGTGCATCCATGCCGACTACCTGCGCGCCGGGGCCGACGTGCTGACCACCAACTCCTTCGGCGGCTGCGTCTACAAGCTGGGCACCGGCCCCGGCGCGCCCGACGTTGTGGAGTTCAACCGCGCCATGGCCCGCGCCGCCCGCGAGGCCGTGCTTGCCAGTGGCCGCGAGGCCTTCGTGGCGGGCAGCGTGGGGCCGTCCGGCCATTTCATGCGCCCGCTGGGCGACCTGGACCCCGCAGAACTTGTGGCGGCCTTCCGCGCCCAGATCCGGGGGCTGGTGCAGGGCGGGGTGGACCTGATCCTGGCCGAAACCCAGTTCGACCTGGCCGAGGCACGGGCCATCGTGCTGGCCGTGCGCGCCGAATGCGACCTGCCCGTGGGCGTTTCCATGACCTTCGAGGGCGGCGTCAGCCTTACCGGCACGCGGCCCGAGGTGTTCGTGCAGTCCATGCTCAACATGGGCGTGGATCTCGTGGGCACCAATTGCAGCGCCGGACCGGAGCAGATGGTCGAGGTGGTGGACGAACTGCTGGCCCTTGCCGAAGTGCCGGTGCTGGTGGAACCCAACGCGGGGCTGCCGGAACTGGTGGACGGCAAGACCCTGTTCCGCCTGGGGCCGGACGACTTCGCCAGGCACACCGCGCGTTTTGCCGCTGCCGGTGCGCGCCTGCTGGGCGGCTGCTGCGGCACCACGCCCGACCACATAGCCGCCCTGCGCGGCGCGCTGGACAACCTTTCCGGCGGTCTTGTTCCCGATCCGGCCCGGCGCGACGGCATCGTCCTGACCACCCGCGCCCAGGCCGTGCATGTCGGGGCGGGCAGCCCCATCCGTATCATTGGCGAGCGCATCAACCCCACCGGCAAGAAGCTGCTGACGGCGGAACTGCAAGCGGGCGAATTCGCACAGGCCCTGCGCTTTGCCGACGAGCAGGTGGAGGCGGGTGCACCGCTGCTGGACGTGAACGTGGGCGCGCCCATGGTGGACGAGGCGGCGCTGCTGCCCGCGCTGGTGGAACGCCTGGTGGCCCGTCATTCGCTGCCGCTGTCGCTGGATTCGTCCAACGCCGACGCCATTGCCGCAGCCCTGCCGTTCCATCCCGGCTCGCCGCTGGTCAACTCCATCAGCGGCGAACCCGGCCGCATGGAGCATCTGGGCCCGCTGTGCCGCGACCACGGCGCGCCGTTCATCCTGCTGCCGCTCAAGGGGCGCAAGCTGCCGGTGACGGCGGCCGAGCGCATCGCCATCATCGAGGAACTGCTGGCCCAGGCCGACGGCCTGCGCATTCCGCGCCGCCTGATCATGGTGGACGTGCTGGCGCTGGCCGTGTCGTCCAAGGCAGAGGCCGCGCGCCACTGTCTGGACACCATCCGCTGGTGCGCGGCGCAGGGGCTGCCCACCACCATCGGGCTGTCCAACATCTCGTTCGGCCTGCCCGCGCGCGAACTGCTGAACTCCACCTTTCTGGCCATGGCGGCGGGCGCGGGGCTTTCCTCGTGCATCGCCCACCCCGGCAACGCGCGCATCCGCGAGGCGGTGGCCGCCTCCAGCGTGCTGCTGGGGCTGGACGCCAACGCCGAGGCGTTCATCGAGGGCTATTCCGGCTGGACGCCGGGCGGTGACGCCACCGGCGCGGCACCCAGTGGCGCTGCGGGCGGCACCGGCGGGAGCGCAGGCGGCGTGAAGGCCAAGGCCGCCACGCTGGAAGAAGCCGTCATCCGGGGCGACCGCGACGGCGCGCTGGCCCTGGTGGAGCGTGCCCTGGCCGAAGGGGCCGACCCGTTCACGCTGGTGCAGGAAAAGCTGATTCCCGGCATCACCGAGGTGGGCCGCCGCTACGAGCGGCGCGAATACTTCCTGCCCCAGCTCATCCGCTCGGCAGAGACCATGCAGCACGCCTTTCGCAAACTTCAACCATTGCTTGAAGCCCAGCGGGGGCACGAAACGCGCCCGGTGATCATCATGGCCACGGTGGAAGGCGACATCCACGACATCGGCAAGAACATCGTCACCCTGATGCTGGGCAACCACGGCTTCGACGTGGTGGACCTGGGCAAGGACGTGAAGGCCGCCGACATCGTGGAGGCTGCGGAGCGCCACGGCGCGCGAGTGATCGGGCTTTCGGCCCTGATGACCACCACCATGGTGCGCATGGAAGACACCGTGCGCCTGTTGCGCGAACGCGGCCTGCCGGTCAAGGTCATGGTGGGCGGCGCGGTGGTTACCCCCGCCTATGCCGAGGCCATCGGCGCGGACGGCTATTCCGCCGATGCCGTGGAGGCCGTGCGGGTGGCCAAGGAACTGCTGACCGTCCAGTAA
- a CDS encoding TlpA disulfide reductase family protein — translation MKRLTSLILLPLLLAVLLAALSGVAVAAPVVEEMGSGELLRRVTAAKGKVVIVNFFASWCPPCLEEIPGLINVRARYSEDKVALYGISLDENPKQLAAFMSRTPFNYPVWKGKEELQRFFNVSSIPQLLVYDRQGKLVANHVGLVEADELGKFVDTLLGGN, via the coding sequence ATGAAACGCCTGACATCGCTCATCCTTCTTCCCTTGCTGCTTGCCGTCCTGCTCGCCGCCCTGTCCGGCGTGGCTGTGGCCGCCCCGGTGGTGGAAGAAATGGGCTCCGGCGAATTGCTGCGCCGCGTCACCGCCGCCAAGGGCAAGGTGGTCATTGTCAATTTCTTTGCCTCGTGGTGCCCGCCGTGCCTGGAGGAAATTCCCGGCCTGATCAACGTGCGTGCCCGCTATTCCGAAGACAAGGTGGCCCTGTACGGCATCTCGCTGGACGAGAATCCCAAGCAGCTCGCGGCCTTCATGTCCCGTACGCCGTTCAACTATCCGGTGTGGAAGGGCAAGGAGGAGTTGCAGCGGTTCTTCAACGTGTCCTCCATCCCGCAACTGCTGGTCTACGACCGGCAGGGCAAGCTGGTGGCCAACCACGTCGGCCTCGTCGAGGCCGATGAGCTGGGCAAGTTCGTTGATACCCTGCTGGGAGGCAACTAG
- a CDS encoding N-acetyltransferase encodes MGQPYIRKARVQDVKAIHGLLMHTSGQGLLLPRSLNQLYSHLRDFLVIDPDDGGPLVGCCALSIAWDDIAEVRSLVVADDLRGKGWGRKLVDACLSDAVTLGIFRVFALTYQVEFFLRMGFRVVEKDVLPQKIWADCIHCPKFPDCDETAVLLEM; translated from the coding sequence ATGGGCCAGCCATACATCCGCAAGGCCCGCGTGCAGGACGTCAAGGCCATCCACGGCCTGCTCATGCACACCTCCGGCCAGGGGCTGCTGCTGCCGCGTTCGCTGAACCAGCTGTACAGCCACCTGCGCGATTTTCTGGTCATCGACCCTGACGACGGCGGTCCCCTGGTGGGCTGCTGCGCCCTGTCCATCGCCTGGGACGACATCGCCGAGGTGCGTTCGCTGGTGGTGGCCGACGACCTGCGCGGCAAGGGCTGGGGCCGCAAGCTGGTGGATGCCTGCCTGAGCGATGCCGTGACCCTGGGCATTTTCCGGGTGTTCGCGCTGACCTACCAGGTGGAATTCTTTCTGAGGATGGGGTTCCGGGTGGTGGAAAAGGACGTGCTGCCCCAGAAGATCTGGGCGGACTGCATCCACTGTCCCAAGTTCCCCGACTGTGACGAGACGGCGGTACTGCTGGAAATGTAG
- the hpt gene encoding hypoxanthine phosphoribosyltransferase: MKIKDLKVVYDAQAIAARVAEMGQEINRLYAGEELVVVCVLKGAFMFFADLVRHLDMRPELDFVRVASYGSSTATCGTVSFTKDVEVPLQGKHVLLVEDIVDTGHTVDFLFRQLAARGAKSLRLAALVDKQERRAVPVRVDFAGFALPGGFIVGYGLDYAERYRELPGIYEAVIEPEGA; the protein is encoded by the coding sequence ATGAAGATCAAGGACTTGAAGGTGGTGTATGACGCGCAGGCCATTGCCGCGCGCGTGGCCGAGATGGGCCAGGAAATCAACCGGCTGTACGCGGGCGAGGAACTGGTGGTGGTCTGCGTGCTGAAGGGGGCGTTCATGTTCTTCGCCGACCTGGTGCGGCACCTGGACATGCGGCCGGAACTCGACTTCGTGCGCGTGGCCAGCTACGGATCGTCCACCGCCACCTGCGGCACCGTCAGCTTCACCAAGGACGTGGAAGTGCCCTTGCAGGGCAAGCACGTGCTGCTGGTGGAAGACATTGTGGATACCGGCCACACCGTGGACTTCCTGTTCCGCCAGCTTGCGGCGCGCGGTGCCAAAAGCCTGCGCCTGGCCGCGCTGGTGGACAAGCAGGAGCGCCGCGCCGTGCCCGTGCGCGTTGACTTCGCGGGGTTTGCGTTGCCCGGTGGCTTCATTGTAGGGTATGGCCTCGACTATGCCGAACGGTATCGCGAACTTCCCGGCATTTACGAAGCCGTCATCGAACCCGAGGGTGCGTAG
- a CDS encoding DUF3426 domain-containing protein codes for MIVICPSCSTKYNLPDDRARPGAKLKCTLCKSVFPIESATPPSEGAPDFDAVMGGLGMGGADDAVGRSGAASGTASDNGAELDHGPFHVASTPEADLDAAVRAKVQADARKRDRADEGPDVSDIISSMKGYNLDDAPPAVPPRKYGWPVIAGFVAVLLCVAVGVTLRFTGMWPGEKAAETPPPVVNGTEQIKNIALRNYRQYYVNNEKVGQVAVIEGKVVNNFSSPRELVKIEASLYDAAGTAVVTKQQLCGVTVSLFQLQVLGEQELETALNNKIEILTNNTNVPPGGEVPFMVVFYNPPASVAEFGVKVVEARTPPDSK; via the coding sequence ATGATCGTCATCTGCCCCAGCTGCTCGACCAAGTACAATCTGCCCGACGATCGCGCCCGCCCCGGTGCGAAGCTGAAATGCACCCTGTGCAAGTCCGTCTTTCCCATCGAATCGGCCACGCCGCCATCCGAGGGAGCGCCCGACTTCGACGCCGTCATGGGCGGGCTTGGGATGGGCGGAGCCGATGACGCCGTCGGCAGGTCCGGTGCCGCTTCCGGTACCGCGTCGGACAACGGCGCGGAGCTGGACCACGGCCCCTTCCACGTGGCGTCCACCCCGGAGGCGGACCTTGATGCCGCCGTGCGCGCGAAGGTGCAGGCCGATGCGCGCAAGCGCGACCGTGCCGACGAGGGCCCCGACGTCAGTGATATCATCAGCTCCATGAAGGGCTACAACCTGGACGACGCACCGCCAGCCGTGCCCCCCAGGAAGTACGGCTGGCCGGTCATTGCCGGGTTCGTGGCCGTGCTGCTGTGCGTGGCCGTGGGGGTCACCCTGCGCTTCACCGGCATGTGGCCCGGAGAAAAGGCGGCGGAAACACCGCCGCCCGTGGTCAATGGCACGGAGCAGATCAAGAACATCGCCTTGCGCAATTACCGCCAGTACTACGTGAACAACGAGAAGGTGGGGCAGGTCGCGGTGATCGAGGGCAAGGTGGTGAACAACTTTTCCTCCCCGCGCGAACTGGTCAAGATCGAGGCCTCGCTGTACGACGCGGCGGGCACCGCCGTGGTCACCAAGCAGCAGTTGTGCGGCGTGACCGTGTCGTTGTTCCAGCTGCAGGTGCTGGGCGAACAGGAACTGGAAACGGCCCTCAACAACAAGATCGAGATCCTCACCAACAACACCAACGTGCCCCCCGGCGGCGAAGTGCCGTTCATGGTGGTGTTCTACAACCCGCCCGCTTCCGTGGCCGAATTCGGCGTCAAGGTGGTGGAGGCGCGCACCCCGCCGGACAGCAAGTAG